Proteins encoded within one genomic window of Oncorhynchus tshawytscha isolate Ot180627B linkage group LG02, Otsh_v2.0, whole genome shotgun sequence:
- the LOC112219687 gene encoding homeobox protein BarH-like 1, which produces MQHPLDLGAHYYLPEAYNDHRSHSHRYRSFMIEEILTDHPDHKVSTPAGELLKFGVQALLSARPYHNHLVLKADQSGILKFPMSPLSCSLGSPLGSALLSGAPGLHHRSASHHLPLDIHLRSKLEHLGDGSSKTKKGRRSRTVFTELQLMGLEKRFEKQKYLSTPDRIDLAECLDLSQLQVKTWYQNRRMKWKKIVLQGGGLESPTKPKGRPKKNSIPSSEQLSEHERSRDVDRKSDCSTSPLSDTNQEE; this is translated from the exons ATGCAGCATCCCTTGGACTTGGGGGCTCACTACTATCTTCCGGAGGCTTACAACGACCACCGCTCCCACTCACATCGCTACCGGAGCTTCATGATCGAAGAGATTCTGACCGACCACCCGGACCATAAGGTGTCTACCCCGGCAGGGGAGCTGCTCAAGTTCGGAGTACAAGCTCTGTTATCGGCACGGCCATACCACAACCACCTGG TTTTGAAGGCCGACCAGTCGGGTATCCTGAAGTTCCCCATGTCGCCACTCTCTTGTTCACTTGGATCACCGTTAGGCTCTGCTCTCCTATCTGGGGCTCCAGGCCTGCACCACCGCTCAGCCTCCCACCACCTCCCGCTGGACATCCACCTCCGAAGCAAACTGGAGCACCTCGGCGACGGCAGCAGCAAGACCAAAAAGGGCCGACGGAGCAGGACAGTCTTCACTGAGCTACAGCTCATGGGCCTGGAGAAGAGATTTGAGAAACAAAAGTACCTTTCAACACCTGACAG AATAGATCTTGCTGAGTGTCTGGATCTGAGTCAACTACAAGTCAAGACCTGGTACCAGAACAGGAGAATGAAATGGAAGAAAATA GTCCTACAAGGAGGAGGATTGGAATCTCCAACCAAACCCAAAGGCCGTCCTAAGAAGAATTCCATCCCGTCGAGCGAGCAGCTTTCGGAGCATGAGAGGTCTCGAGACGTCGACCGTAAATCGGACTGTTCCACCTCGCCACTTTCAGACACTAACCAAGAGGAATAA